Proteins encoded in a region of the Sander vitreus isolate 19-12246 unplaced genomic scaffold, sanVit1 ctg259_0, whole genome shotgun sequence genome:
- the apbb3 gene encoding amyloid-beta A4 precursor protein-binding family B member 3 codes for MMGKDYMLAILIVNYDDNIWTDQNLLLDPDLPSGWRTIKDSTGTYYWHVPTGATQWQHPRLSRTPTLLHTQQEEAGQESTDVETDRSPEARCLWHEDYLTNPEPNSKCFAVRSLGWLEVEEEDLSPGRSSLAVSNVIQQLSQCTSPEQRDRQGAWGEGREMKMVLKKDTLTLLDPLDHTPLHSQPIINIRVWGVGCNNGRDRDFAFVASDKDSCVLKCHVFRCNAPAKAIATALHEMCSKMMMSEKTLMRPSRSLTMDSISPEDLPRQVEFLEAVRQQVQKFEVQYIGNLPVSRAMGMEVLNRAIESIMNSTDRDEWEPTVIHVTDNILSLWRGQEGEEPLWECQVRFLTFLGVGHDSHTFAVIVDGGTQRFECHVFWCEPDAGNLSEAVQAACMVQYQKCLVAQTPPPRTKSWRAAASKVKRANSMDAFPPLSSHLHGNGSSSSSSSSSSSSATATVPRVTKGNGRKGMLAFFETFRKQAATSQ; via the exons ATGATGGGCAAAGATTACATGTTGGCCATCCTCATAGTCAACTATGatg acaacATCTGGACAGACCAGAACCTGCTGCTGGATCCAGACCTCCCCTCTGGATGGAGAACCATCAAAGACTCGACAGGAACGTACTACTGGCACGTTCCTACGGGGGCCACGCAGTGGCAGCACCCCCGCCTCAGCAGGACACCAACGCTGCTCCACACacag CAGGAGGAAGCTGGACAGGAGAGCACCGacgtagagacagacagatcacCTGAggccag GTGTTTGTGGCATGAAGATTATCTCACCAACCCCGAGCCAAACTCCAAg tgTTTTGCCGTGCGGTCTCTGGGATGGctggaggtagaggaggaggaccTGTCTCCAGGTCGCAGCAGTCTTGCTGTCAGTAACGTCATCCAGCAGCTGTCTCAATGCACCAGCCCcgagcagagagacaggcagggggCCTGGGGGGAG ggccGGGAGATGAAGATGGTTCTGAAGAAAGACACTCTGACGCTGTTGGACCCTTTAGACCACACCCCTCTGCACTCTCAGCCAATCATCAACATCCGTGTCTGGGGGGTGGGCTGCAACAACGGCAG GGACAG agACTTTGCGTTCGTGGCCAGTGATAAGGACAGCTGTGTGTTGAAGTGTCACGTGTTTCGCTGCAACGCTCCGGCCAAAGCCATCGCCACGGCGCTGCACGAGATGTGCTCCAAG ATGATGATGTCAGAGAAGACTCTGATGCGGCCGTCTCGCTCTCTGACGATGGACAGCATCTCACCTGAAGACCTGCCCAGACAAG tgGAGTTTCTGGAGGCGGTCCGGCAACAGGTGCAGAAGTTTGAGGTCCAGTACATCGGGAACCTGCCGGTGTCCAGAGCCATGG GGATGGAGGTGTTGAACCGGGCGATAGAAAGCATCATGAACTCCACCGACAGAGACGAGTGGGAGCCCACGGTGATCCACGTCACTGACAACATCCTGTCTCTTTGGAGGggccag GAAGGGGAGGAGCCTCTGTGGGAGTGTCAGGTGCGTTTCCTCACCTTTCTGGGCGTCGGCCACGACAGCCACACCTTCGCCGTGATCGTGGACGGCGGCACGCAGCGGTTTGAATGTCACGTGTTCTGGTGTGAGCCGGACGCCGGGAACCTATCAGAGGCCGTGCAGGCCGCCTGCATG GTGCAGTACCAGAAGTGTCTGGTGGCTCAGACTCCTCCCCCGAGGACCAAGTCATGGCGTGCGGCCGCGTCGAAGGTCAAACGGGCCAACTCCATGGACgccttccctcctctctcctcccatctcCATGGcaacggcagcagcagcagcagtagcagcagcagcagcagcagcgccacggCAACAGTGCCCAGGGTAACCAAGGGCAACGGCAGGAAGGGGATGCTGGCGTTCTTTGAAACCTTCCGTAAACAGGCCGCCACCTCCCAATGA